A stretch of Cicer arietinum cultivar CDC Frontier isolate Library 1 chromosome 5, Cicar.CDCFrontier_v2.0, whole genome shotgun sequence DNA encodes these proteins:
- the LOC101495317 gene encoding mediator of RNA polymerase II transcription subunit 27, whose translation MQQSQHSTAATFSTPTPPPSSSSAEAPPKQVALAMDKLGQAERIIADIRIGADRLLESLFVAASGPPHQRNKPLQVFIQEDTCMRKHFQDLRSLGKELEEAGVLSESVRSRKDFWGLHMPLVCPDGAVVAYAWKRQLAGQAGASAVDRTRLALKAFTDQKRRFFPHLDDGLETNESASKKHCGSEEVAMEPKEEVSFFRPLPDVLKSLEKEVPNVKISTFERLDWLKRASTLASSTNESSLEHHYHGSNKLRLGSMGMVVPEKVAVIELLFPSIFRAVISLHPAGSTDPDAVAFFSPDESGSYVHARGFSVHHVYRHITEYAAIALQYFLANQAETSLYCLLHWICSYQSLFSRSCSKCSKLLAMDKQSNLLLPPVHRPYWKFSFSKILSIISSKNQNSDTTMAYHIGCLSGEV comes from the exons ATGCAACAAAGTCAGCACTCCACGGCGGCAACATTCTCAACCCCCACTCCTCCTCCCTCTTCATCCTCCGCCGAGGCACCGCCGAAGCAAGTTGCTTTAGCTATGGACAAACTCGGACAAGCCGAACGAATAATCGCCGATATCAGAATTGGCGCCGATCGCCTCCTCGAATCTCTATTCGTCGCCGCCTCCGGACCTCCCCACCAACGCAACAAGCCTCTTCAGGTTTTCATCCAAGAAGATACATGTATGCGCAAGCATTTTCAAGATCTTCGATCTCTCG GTAAGGAACTCGAAGAAGCTGGAGTTCTCAGTGAATCAGTTCGGTCGCGGAAGGACTTTTGGGGCTTGCATATGCCGTTGGTTTGTCCAGACGGTGCCGTCGTAGCTTATGCTTGGAAACGACAACTCGCTGGTCAAGCTGGTGCTTCTGCTGTTGACAGGACTAG GTTAGCTCTCAAAGCTTTTACTGATCAGAAAAGACGATTTTTCCCCCATCTTGATGATGGACTTGAAACTAATGAATCAGCTTCAAAGAAACACTGTGGGTCGGAAGAAGTTGCAATGGAACCTAAGGAAGAGGTTAGCTTTTTTAGGCCGCTACCAGATGTTCTGAAGTCCTTGGAAAAGGAAGTGCCAAATGTGAAAATTTCGACTTTTGAACGTTTGGACTGGTTAAAAAGAGCTTCCACACTCGCTTCTTCAACAAATGAGAGTTCTCTGGAACATCACTATCATGGTTCTAATAAGCTAAGGCTAGGATCAATGGGAATGGTTGTTCCGGAGAAAGTTGCAGTAATAGAATTGTTGTTCCCGTCTATCTTCAGAGCTGTTATATCCTTGCATCCTGCTGGTTCCACTGATCCTGATGCTGTAGCTTTCTTTTCTCCAGACGAG AGCGGAAGCTATGTGCATGCAAGGGGGTTTTCAGTTCATCATGTGTATAGACATATTACG GAATATGCAGCGATAGCTCTGCAGTATTTTCTTGCCAACCAAGCTGAAACATCTCTGTATTGTCTTTTG CATTGGATTTGCAGCTACCAGTCTCTATTTTCAAGATCATGCAG CAAATGTTCAAAGCTTCTTGCCATGGATAAACAGTCAAATTTATTGTTACCCCCAGTCCACCGGCCCTACTGGAAGTTTTCCTTTTCAAAAATTTTGTCAATCATATCTTCAAAGAACCAGAACTCAGATACTACTATGGCTTATCATATTGGCTGCCTTTCCGGGGAAGTATGA